The Gordonia sp. KTR9 genome contains a region encoding:
- the dapA gene encoding 4-hydroxy-tetrahydrodipicolinate synthase → MNAVQEPLHEHPFGTNVVAMVTPFHTDGSLDLDKAAVLADHLVSKGCDGLVVSGTTGESPTTTVPEKLELLRVVLDAVGDRARITQGAGSYDTAESVRFAIESEKIGAHALLVVTPYYSKPPQAGILAHFRTVADATALPVLLYDIPPRSVVPIMNETMLALAEHPNIRGVKDAKGDLHSAAGLIASTGLEYLSGEDALNLPWLSIGATGYVSVIGHLVPDRLRDMQIAVEKGDLHAARAINTSMLPLVNAMGRLGGVTMVKAALRILGLEVGDPRLPQVPANAAQIEELIVDLRAAGVLV, encoded by the coding sequence ATGAACGCAGTCCAGGAACCGCTTCACGAGCATCCCTTCGGGACGAACGTGGTTGCGATGGTCACCCCCTTCCACACCGATGGAAGCCTCGATCTGGACAAGGCCGCGGTCCTCGCCGACCACCTGGTCTCGAAGGGCTGCGACGGTCTGGTGGTGTCCGGCACGACCGGTGAGTCGCCGACCACCACCGTGCCGGAGAAGCTCGAGCTGCTGCGCGTCGTCCTCGACGCGGTGGGCGACCGGGCTCGAATCACCCAGGGCGCAGGCAGTTACGACACCGCCGAGAGTGTCCGGTTCGCGATCGAGTCCGAGAAGATCGGCGCGCACGCGCTCCTCGTCGTGACCCCGTACTACTCCAAGCCGCCGCAGGCGGGCATCCTCGCGCACTTCCGCACGGTCGCCGACGCCACCGCGCTGCCGGTCCTGCTCTACGACATCCCGCCGCGCTCGGTCGTCCCCATCATGAACGAGACGATGCTCGCCCTCGCCGAGCACCCGAACATCCGGGGTGTCAAAGACGCCAAGGGCGATCTGCATTCGGCCGCGGGCCTCATCGCGAGCACCGGTCTCGAGTACCTCTCGGGCGAGGACGCGCTCAACCTGCCGTGGCTGTCGATCGGTGCAACCGGATACGTCAGCGTCATCGGGCACCTTGTCCCGGATCGGTTGCGGGACATGCAGATCGCCGTCGAGAAGGGTGATCTGCACGCGGCCCGCGCGATCAACACCTCCATGCTCCCGCTTGTCAACGCCATGGGCCGGCTCGGCGGGGTCACGATGGTGAAGGCGGCACTGCGCATCCTCGGGCTGGAGGTCGGCGACCCGCGCCTGCCGCAGGTACCCGCGAACGCGGCGCAGATCGAGGAACTGATCGTCGATCTCCGAGCGGCAGGTGTGCTGGTCTGA
- a CDS encoding winged helix-turn-helix domain-containing protein, with the protein MPPDRLSLAQARRTALAAQGFADRRPAGAPTMTHLKRVVGRTRLLQMDSVNIAARAHFMPLYSRLGPYDPDLLHRAAWQPGRGRRLLVEYWAHEAALIPVTDWPLFRWRMDDFADGRYRHTRDVMRRNRSLVADVRAVIEALGATTPRAIEAELGIEREPGAAGSWWQRGEVKHLCEAMFAAGDLSAVRNGNFVRHYDLTERIVGADIVAQRPSRADAHRELVGRAAQSLGVATVADLADYYRIRPADARPAVAELVEAGALHEVSVDGWRDPAYLAAGAPMPRRIDTSAILSPFDPLVFFRPRAERLFDFHYRIEIYVPEHKRVHGYYVLPYLLGTDVAARVDLKADRRNRTLLVLGAYCEPGQPRDFVAERLSADLRTFAGWLDLDDVVVAGRGDLAPDLQRMVHAG; encoded by the coding sequence ATGCCGCCGGATCGTCTCTCGCTCGCGCAGGCACGTCGAACCGCCCTGGCCGCACAGGGTTTCGCCGACCGCAGGCCCGCTGGAGCGCCCACCATGACGCACCTGAAGCGGGTCGTCGGCCGGACGCGCCTGTTGCAGATGGACTCGGTCAACATCGCCGCGCGCGCCCACTTCATGCCCCTGTACTCACGACTCGGTCCATACGACCCGGACCTGCTGCACCGCGCCGCCTGGCAGCCCGGACGCGGTCGACGGCTGCTCGTCGAGTACTGGGCTCACGAAGCCGCGCTGATCCCGGTGACCGACTGGCCGCTGTTCCGCTGGCGGATGGACGACTTCGCCGACGGCCGGTACCGGCACACACGAGACGTGATGCGTCGCAATCGATCCCTGGTCGCTGACGTCCGAGCAGTGATCGAGGCCCTCGGCGCGACCACGCCCCGTGCCATCGAAGCGGAACTGGGCATCGAACGCGAACCCGGCGCCGCGGGCAGCTGGTGGCAGCGCGGGGAGGTCAAGCACCTGTGCGAGGCCATGTTCGCCGCCGGTGACCTGTCGGCGGTGCGCAACGGGAACTTCGTGCGCCACTACGACCTCACCGAACGGATCGTCGGCGCCGACATCGTCGCGCAGCGACCCAGCCGTGCCGACGCCCACCGAGAGCTCGTCGGCCGGGCCGCGCAGTCCCTCGGTGTCGCCACCGTCGCCGATCTCGCCGACTACTACCGGATTCGTCCGGCCGATGCGCGACCGGCGGTCGCCGAACTCGTCGAAGCCGGTGCGCTGCATGAGGTCTCCGTGGACGGCTGGCGGGACCCGGCCTACCTGGCCGCGGGTGCGCCGATGCCCCGGCGCATCGACACCTCGGCCATCCTGTCGCCCTTCGACCCGCTGGTCTTCTTCCGTCCGCGGGCCGAGCGTCTCTTCGACTTCCACTACCGCATCGAGATCTATGTGCCCGAACACAAACGGGTACACGGCTATTACGTGCTGCCCTATCTGCTGGGCACCGACGTCGCCGCGCGCGTGGACCTGAAGGCCGACCGCAGGAATCGCACGCTGCTGGTCCTCGGGGCGTACTGCGAGCCGGGGCAACCGCGCGACTTCGTCGCCGAACGGCTGTCCGCCGATCTGCGGACGTTCGCCGGCTGGCTCGACCTCGACGACGTCGTGGTCGCCGGGCGTGGTGACCTCGCGCCCGACCTGCAACGGATGGTGCACGCCGGGTGA
- a CDS encoding alkaline phosphatase D family protein, with protein MTTRRGFLRTGAVVTGTAFASPAVAAQAAPGTPRNGSPQPGSAEVFRHGIASGDPLPNGVILWTRLTPTPASAPGSGIGPESLVRWEVARDPGFGAVVASGETRTSADADHTVKVDVAGLSPRTRYHYRFTVVSGPAAGAVSPVGRTSTAPATGADVAKIRFGVVSCANWEAGYFAAYRHLAAQPGLDAVVHLGDYFYEYETGRYTGKTGTVRPHDPRHEITTLRDYRTRHAQYKTDPDLAGLHREVPFICIWDDHESSNDTWQGGAENHQPGEGSWTARRAAALRAYAEWMPIRPAVDAAGRHLFRRLRFGRLLELSMLDLRSYRDLQVSSRSAAIDDPARSILGRAQMSWLTNGLTSSETRWKIVGNPVMIAPVLIPPLDPQTTGAVTALLGVPREGIPYNADQWDGYAADRRRLLESLRRDRVDNVVFITGDIHSSWACDIPADPANYPGGGSVATELVGTSITSTNIDDMLNVPANTAGVAVSSAFGATNHHVRWSEFDAHGYSVLTVTPAATQMDWYFVHDKTNPRSGQYYAKSYRVANGTQRVVPAGGPVA; from the coding sequence ATGACGACACGACGCGGTTTTCTGCGCACCGGTGCGGTGGTGACCGGCACCGCGTTCGCCTCACCCGCAGTGGCCGCACAGGCCGCGCCGGGGACGCCGCGGAACGGGTCTCCGCAACCCGGGTCCGCGGAGGTCTTCCGCCACGGCATCGCGTCGGGCGACCCGCTTCCGAACGGCGTCATCCTCTGGACACGGCTCACGCCGACCCCGGCGTCGGCGCCCGGTTCCGGGATCGGGCCGGAGAGTCTGGTCCGCTGGGAGGTCGCCCGTGATCCCGGCTTCGGCGCCGTCGTGGCGTCGGGCGAGACCCGCACCTCGGCGGACGCCGACCACACGGTGAAGGTCGATGTCGCCGGTCTGAGCCCGCGGACCCGGTACCACTACCGCTTCACCGTGGTGTCCGGTCCGGCCGCCGGTGCGGTGTCGCCGGTCGGACGCACATCCACCGCGCCCGCGACCGGCGCCGACGTCGCGAAGATCCGGTTCGGCGTCGTCTCGTGCGCGAACTGGGAGGCCGGGTACTTCGCCGCCTATCGTCATCTGGCCGCGCAGCCCGGGCTCGACGCGGTGGTCCATCTCGGCGACTACTTCTACGAATACGAGACCGGCCGCTACACCGGCAAGACCGGAACGGTCCGGCCGCACGACCCCCGGCACGAGATCACCACGCTGCGCGACTACCGAACGCGTCACGCGCAGTACAAGACCGACCCCGATCTGGCCGGGTTGCACCGGGAGGTGCCGTTCATCTGCATCTGGGACGACCACGAGTCGTCGAACGACACGTGGCAGGGCGGTGCGGAGAACCATCAGCCGGGCGAGGGCTCCTGGACCGCGCGCCGCGCCGCGGCGCTGCGCGCGTACGCCGAGTGGATGCCGATCCGCCCCGCCGTCGACGCCGCCGGCCGGCACCTGTTCCGCAGGCTCCGCTTCGGCCGTCTCCTCGAGTTGTCCATGCTCGATCTGCGTTCCTACCGCGACCTCCAGGTCAGCTCCCGATCGGCGGCGATCGACGATCCCGCCCGGTCGATCCTCGGCCGCGCCCAGATGTCCTGGCTGACCAACGGACTCACGTCGTCGGAGACCCGCTGGAAGATCGTCGGCAACCCGGTGATGATCGCCCCGGTGCTGATCCCGCCGCTGGACCCGCAGACGACCGGCGCGGTCACCGCGCTGCTGGGCGTCCCGCGCGAGGGAATCCCCTACAACGCCGATCAGTGGGACGGTTACGCGGCCGATCGCCGACGGCTGCTGGAATCGCTCCGGCGCGACCGTGTCGACAACGTCGTGTTCATCACCGGTGACATCCACTCGTCGTGGGCCTGCGACATCCCGGCCGACCCGGCGAACTATCCCGGCGGCGGGAGCGTCGCGACGGAACTGGTCGGCACGTCGATCACGTCGACCAACATCGACGACATGCTGAACGTGCCCGCCAACACCGCGGGGGTCGCGGTGTCCTCGGCCTTCGGCGCCACCAACCACCACGTGCGTTGGAGCGAGTTCGACGCGCACGGCTACTCGGTCCTGACCGTGACCCCGGCGGCCACGCAGATGGACTGGTATTTCGTGCACGACAAGACGAACCCACGGTCCGGCCAGTACTACGCGAAGTCCTACCGGGTCGCCAACGGCACCCAGCGGGTCGTTCCGGCGGGCGGGCCGGTCGCCTAG
- a CDS encoding dihydrofolate reductase: MTSDLTGEGSRSVRLVWAQGRGGAIGRDNTIPWRVPEDMARFKELTVGHPVVMGRRTWDSLPPRFRPLPGRTNVVVTRNAGWSADGAAVAGSVAEALDLAGDDRIGVIGGGEIYRLAMEFATELCVTEIDVEVDGADAFAPPITDDWAVAEHGEWQTSTSGIDYRFVDYRRARQA, encoded by the coding sequence GTGACGTCGGACCTCACGGGGGAGGGGTCGCGCTCGGTGCGACTGGTCTGGGCGCAGGGACGAGGCGGGGCGATCGGCCGGGACAACACGATCCCATGGCGTGTCCCCGAGGACATGGCGCGGTTCAAGGAACTGACGGTCGGACATCCCGTCGTCATGGGCCGCCGGACATGGGATTCGCTGCCGCCGCGCTTTCGGCCGCTGCCCGGCCGAACCAATGTCGTCGTGACCCGCAATGCGGGATGGTCCGCCGACGGAGCGGCCGTCGCGGGATCGGTCGCCGAGGCGCTCGACCTGGCCGGCGATGACCGGATCGGAGTCATCGGCGGCGGCGAGATCTACCGGTTGGCAATGGAGTTCGCCACCGAGCTCTGCGTCACGGAGATCGACGTCGAGGTCGACGGCGCCGACGCGTTCGCGCCGCCGATCACCGACGACTGGGCGGTGGCCGAACACGGCGAGTGGCAGACCTCGACGAGCGGGATCGACTACCGGTTCGTCGACTACCGGCGTGCCCGGCAGGCCTGA
- a CDS encoding TIGR03085 family metal-binding protein: MTGAQNERAALVETLTKVGPDAPTLCEGWTTRDLLAHLVVRERRPDTGPGILIPAFAGHTERVRAQAASKDWDAQLALLASGPPIFSPLKLVDRFANLAEMFVHHEDVLRGGADPDGPWTPRVLAPELEAELRTPAKTMGRMTLKKVPGRVTLRTPDGEDLVTAGSGDEVVVTGRVGELVLFAFGRSPVDVTFDGAESAIKGVRESSRGL; this comes from the coding sequence GTGACCGGTGCGCAGAACGAAAGAGCAGCCCTCGTCGAGACCTTGACGAAGGTGGGCCCCGACGCGCCCACCCTGTGTGAGGGCTGGACAACCCGCGATCTCCTGGCCCACCTCGTCGTCCGCGAGCGGCGGCCGGACACCGGCCCGGGCATTCTCATCCCCGCCTTCGCCGGCCACACCGAGAGGGTTCGGGCACAGGCGGCGTCGAAGGACTGGGATGCCCAACTCGCCCTGCTGGCGTCGGGTCCGCCGATCTTCTCACCGCTCAAGCTGGTCGATCGATTCGCCAACCTGGCCGAGATGTTCGTCCACCACGAAGACGTGCTGCGCGGCGGCGCCGATCCCGACGGACCCTGGACCCCGCGAGTCCTCGCTCCCGAACTCGAGGCGGAGCTCCGGACCCCGGCGAAGACCATGGGCAGGATGACGCTGAAGAAGGTCCCGGGACGTGTGACGCTGCGTACCCCCGACGGCGAGGATCTGGTCACCGCGGGATCGGGCGACGAGGTCGTCGTCACCGGTCGCGTCGGTGAGCTGGTCCTGTTCGCGTTCGGTCGCTCACCCGTCGACGTCACGTTCGACGGCGCCGAGTCGGCGATCAAGGGCGTCCGGGAGAGCTCGCGGGGCCTGTAG
- a CDS encoding ribonuclease J, giving the protein MTDNDNTGPDAGTDRPRTRRRAAARKAGPPSPPPAVTTPPAVTTPPAVTTPPAGASQQKSDANAPKHAAKRPANPGSNARRPRHERGDARGGRRPEPATPAPVDRLGTPRRLPKGGLRVVALGGIGEIGRNMTVFEYNGRLLIVDCGVLFPEDQQPGVDLILPDFRYIEDRMDDVDAVILTHGHEDHIGAIPFLLRLRSDIPVIGAKFTLALVDAKCREHRLRPKLVEVIEGQTTSHGPFECEYFAVNHSIPDALAVAIRTPAGVVLHTGDIKLDQLPLDGRLTDLAGFSRLGDEGVDLFLVDSTNAEVPGFVTPERQIGGVLDQVIGKAKQRVIVASFASHVHRIQQIIDVAHTHNRRVTFVGRSMVRNMQIAQDLGYLSVPDGVVVDLDTAASLPDHRVVLISTGSQGEPLSALSRMARGEHRQINIRADDLVVLASSLIPGNENSVFAVVNGLAKRGATVITQQSAKVHVSGHASAGELLYLYNAVRPSNAMPVHGEWRHLRANAALAVATGVPEDRVVLAEDGVVVDLVDGRADIVGRVPVGHVYVDGLSVGDVGESTLSERLVLGEGGFIAITVAVDVATGRAVSTPEVSGRGFSDDPDALKEAANIVNQTLDSLAAEGVTDTHRIAQGIRRAVGRWVSTAYRRRPMIVPTVMAVGD; this is encoded by the coding sequence ATGACGGACAACGACAACACCGGCCCCGACGCCGGTACCGACCGCCCCCGGACCCGACGCCGGGCGGCCGCCCGCAAGGCCGGCCCGCCCAGTCCGCCGCCGGCCGTGACCACCCCGCCGGCTGTGACCACCCCGCCGGCTGTGACCACCCCGCCCGCCGGTGCCTCGCAGCAGAAGTCCGACGCCAACGCGCCGAAGCACGCGGCCAAGCGTCCGGCGAACCCCGGGTCGAATGCGCGCCGCCCCCGCCACGAACGTGGCGACGCGCGTGGCGGCCGCCGACCCGAACCGGCGACCCCCGCGCCCGTGGACCGGCTGGGCACGCCGCGGCGACTGCCCAAGGGCGGTCTGCGTGTGGTGGCGCTCGGCGGCATCGGCGAGATCGGCCGCAACATGACCGTCTTCGAGTACAACGGCCGGCTGCTGATCGTCGACTGCGGCGTGCTGTTCCCAGAGGACCAGCAGCCCGGCGTCGACCTGATCCTGCCGGACTTCAGGTACATCGAAGACCGCATGGACGACGTCGACGCGGTGATCCTGACGCACGGTCACGAGGATCACATCGGCGCCATCCCGTTCCTCCTACGGCTGCGCAGCGACATCCCGGTGATCGGGGCGAAGTTCACGCTCGCGCTCGTCGACGCGAAATGCCGTGAGCACCGGCTGCGGCCGAAGCTCGTCGAGGTGATCGAGGGGCAGACGACCTCCCACGGCCCGTTCGAATGCGAGTACTTCGCGGTCAACCACTCGATCCCGGACGCACTCGCGGTCGCGATCCGCACTCCCGCCGGGGTCGTGCTGCACACCGGCGACATCAAGCTCGATCAGCTCCCGCTCGACGGCCGACTCACCGACCTCGCCGGATTCAGCCGCCTCGGTGACGAGGGTGTCGACCTGTTCCTCGTCGACTCGACCAACGCCGAGGTGCCCGGCTTCGTGACCCCCGAACGCCAGATCGGCGGGGTCCTGGACCAGGTCATCGGCAAGGCCAAGCAGCGTGTCATCGTGGCCTCGTTCGCCAGCCATGTCCATCGCATCCAGCAGATCATCGACGTGGCGCACACCCACAACCGCCGGGTCACCTTCGTCGGCCGTTCGATGGTGCGCAACATGCAGATCGCGCAGGATCTCGGCTACCTGTCGGTGCCCGACGGCGTCGTCGTCGATCTCGACACCGCGGCGAGCCTGCCGGACCATCGCGTCGTGCTGATCTCGACCGGCTCACAGGGCGAGCCGCTGTCGGCGCTGTCGCGGATGGCCCGCGGAGAGCACCGGCAGATCAACATCCGGGCCGATGATCTCGTCGTGCTGGCGTCCTCGCTCATCCCCGGCAACGAGAACTCGGTCTTCGCCGTCGTGAACGGCCTGGCCAAACGCGGCGCGACCGTCATCACCCAGCAGAGCGCGAAGGTCCACGTCTCGGGCCACGCCTCGGCAGGCGAGCTGCTCTACCTCTACAACGCGGTGCGACCCTCGAATGCGATGCCGGTGCACGGCGAGTGGCGGCACCTGCGCGCCAACGCCGCACTGGCCGTCGCGACCGGGGTACCCGAGGACCGGGTGGTCCTCGCCGAGGACGGCGTCGTCGTCGACCTGGTCGACGGCCGCGCCGACATCGTCGGGCGGGTTCCGGTCGGCCACGTCTACGTCGACGGCCTCTCGGTCGGTGACGTGGGGGAGTCGACGCTCTCCGAACGTCTCGTGCTGGGGGAGGGCGGTTTCATCGCCATCACGGTTGCCGTGGACGTGGCGACCGGCCGTGCGGTGAGCACCCCCGAGGTCTCCGGTCGCGGGTTCTCCGACGATCCCGACGCGCTCAAGGAGGCGGCGAACATCGTCAACCAGACGCTCGATTCGCTGGCGGCCGAGGGCGTCACCGACACGCACCGGATCGCTCAGGGGATCCGCCGGGCTGTCGGACGCTGGGTGTCGACCGCCTACCGCCGTCGTCCGATGATCGTGCCCACCGTGATGGCCGTGGGGGACTGA
- a CDS encoding thymidylate synthase: MSTAIRDMSSTGTIPTPYEDLLSLVMETGTPKADRTGTGTRSLFGRQLRYDLAEGFPLITTKKVHLKSIVYELLWFLRGDSNVRWLQDRGVTIWDEWADENGELGPVYGVQWRSWPTPSGEHIDQIAAALDLLKTNPDSRRNIVSAWNVGEIPQMALPPCHAFFQFYVADGKLSCQLYQRSADLFLGVPFNIASYALLTHMMAQQAGLEVGEFVWTGGDCHIYDNHVDQVTLQLSREPYPYPKLELRKRDSIFDYEYDDITIVDYESHPGIKAPVAV, encoded by the coding sequence GTGAGCACGGCGATCCGCGACATGTCATCGACCGGGACCATTCCGACACCGTACGAGGACCTGTTGAGCCTCGTGATGGAGACCGGGACACCGAAGGCCGACCGCACCGGTACCGGGACGCGCAGCCTCTTCGGCCGACAACTGCGTTACGACCTCGCCGAGGGTTTCCCGCTGATCACCACCAAGAAGGTGCACCTCAAGTCGATCGTCTACGAGTTGCTGTGGTTCCTGCGCGGTGACTCCAACGTGCGATGGCTGCAGGACCGCGGTGTGACGATCTGGGACGAGTGGGCCGACGAGAACGGTGAACTCGGTCCTGTCTACGGCGTGCAGTGGCGGAGCTGGCCGACCCCGTCGGGCGAACACATCGACCAGATCGCGGCCGCCCTCGACCTGCTCAAGACCAATCCCGATTCGCGCCGGAACATCGTGTCCGCGTGGAACGTGGGGGAGATCCCGCAGATGGCGTTACCGCCCTGCCACGCGTTCTTCCAGTTCTACGTCGCCGACGGCAAGCTGTCGTGCCAGCTGTACCAGCGCAGCGCCGACCTCTTCCTCGGTGTGCCGTTCAACATCGCGTCGTACGCACTGCTGACGCACATGATGGCCCAGCAGGCGGGTCTCGAGGTCGGCGAGTTCGTCTGGACCGGCGGCGACTGCCACATCTACGACAACCACGTCGACCAGGTGACGCTGCAATTGTCGCGCGAGCCGTACCCGTATCCGAAACTAGAACTGCGCAAGCGGGATTCGATCTTCGACTACGAGTACGACGACATCACCATCGTCGACTACGAGTCCCATCCCGGGATCAAAGCGCCGGTGGCGGTGTGA
- a CDS encoding HAD-IIB family hydrolase: MTVSYEGNDYRLVMFDLDDTLAPSKSPLDDKMVELLRRMLDVSLGCIISGGNFTQFEKQVLARLGSFDSVGNLHLMPTCGTQYVRWSGAEWETVYAEYLTDDEKQRTLDVLETGARELGLWASETWGDILEDRGSQITFSALGQKAPVEAKAAWDPDGAKKESLRAYAAERLPDLEVRSGGSTSVDVTKKGIDKAYGALKLMDILGLSTADILFFGDRLDEGGNDYPVKALGITSIAVHGWPDTHAKLSALLDQVDPVG, from the coding sequence ATGACCGTGTCGTATGAGGGCAACGACTACCGACTGGTGATGTTCGATCTCGACGACACCTTGGCGCCGTCGAAGAGCCCGCTCGACGACAAGATGGTCGAACTCCTGCGTCGCATGCTCGACGTGAGTCTGGGCTGCATCATCTCCGGCGGCAACTTCACCCAGTTCGAGAAGCAGGTTCTCGCGCGGCTCGGCAGTTTCGACAGCGTCGGCAACCTCCATCTCATGCCGACCTGCGGAACCCAGTACGTGCGGTGGTCCGGTGCCGAGTGGGAGACGGTCTACGCCGAATACCTCACCGACGACGAGAAACAGCGCACGCTTGACGTGCTGGAGACCGGCGCGAGAGAACTCGGACTGTGGGCGAGCGAGACGTGGGGTGACATCCTCGAGGACCGCGGCAGCCAGATCACCTTCAGTGCGCTGGGGCAGAAGGCCCCCGTCGAGGCGAAGGCCGCCTGGGACCCCGATGGGGCGAAGAAGGAGTCGTTGCGTGCCTACGCCGCGGAGCGACTTCCGGACCTCGAAGTCCGCAGCGGCGGCTCGACTTCGGTGGACGTCACCAAGAAGGGCATCGACAAGGCGTACGGTGCACTGAAGCTGATGGACATCCTCGGGCTCAGCACCGCCGACATCCTGTTCTTCGGCGACCGGCTCGACGAAGGCGGCAACGACTACCCGGTCAAGGCCCTGGGGATCACCTCGATCGCGGTCCACGGCTGGCCCGACACCCACGCCAAGTTGTCGGCGCTGCTGGACCAGGTCGACCCCGTCGGCTGA
- the thyX gene encoding FAD-dependent thymidylate synthase, which produces MSELVPLKVQMVAMTQFTPPEDVPWSTDAEGGEALVEFAGRACYQSWDKPNPRTATNAGYLRHILEVGHLSLLEHASVTFYISGISRSCTHELIRHRHFSYSQLSQRFVPEHDSNVVAPPAIVGDPELEELFTAATDASRAAYTELLAALEAKFADVPNAILRRKQARQAARSVLPNATETKIVVTGNHRAWRHFVGMRATEHADVEIRQLAVECLRQLMRVAPTVFGDFEIGTLADGTEVATSPFVLEG; this is translated from the coding sequence GTGTCCGAATTGGTGCCGCTGAAGGTGCAGATGGTGGCGATGACCCAGTTCACCCCTCCGGAGGACGTGCCGTGGAGCACCGACGCCGAGGGCGGTGAGGCACTGGTCGAGTTCGCCGGCCGGGCGTGCTATCAGAGCTGGGACAAGCCCAACCCCCGTACCGCGACCAATGCCGGGTATCTGCGGCACATCCTCGAGGTCGGTCACCTGTCGCTGCTGGAGCACGCGTCGGTGACCTTCTACATCAGTGGCATCTCGCGTTCGTGCACCCACGAGCTGATCCGCCACCGGCACTTCTCGTACTCGCAACTGTCCCAGCGGTTCGTGCCCGAGCACGACTCCAACGTCGTGGCCCCGCCGGCGATCGTGGGTGACCCCGAGCTCGAGGAGTTGTTCACCGCGGCGACCGACGCGAGCCGGGCGGCCTACACCGAGCTGCTCGCGGCCCTCGAGGCGAAGTTCGCCGACGTCCCCAACGCCATCCTGCGGCGGAAACAGGCACGTCAGGCCGCTCGTTCCGTACTGCCGAACGCCACCGAGACCAAGATCGTCGTCACCGGCAACCACCGGGCCTGGCGGCACTTCGTCGGCATGCGGGCCACCGAGCACGCCGACGTCGAGATCCGCCAGCTGGCGGTGGAATGTCTACGCCAACTGATGCGCGTGGCGCCCACCGTGTTCGGCGATTTCGAGATCGGCACGCTGGCCGACGGGACCGAGGTCGCGACCTCACCATTCGTGCTGGAAGGGTGA